The Planctomycetota bacterium DNA window CCCCGACATCGAGGCCGATCCGACAGACGTCATCGCTCAGGAAGACGCGCTGGAGCAGATCGAGGAGGTCGACGAGGAGGAAGAGGTCGAGGAGCAGCCCGACACCGACGTCGAAGAGGGCGTCCCGCCGAAGCGCGACCTGTCGAAGATCAAGGTCCGCCTCGCCAAGAGCAATGCGCCGAAGCAGACCGCCCCGATCCAGCAGGATCTGGACGACTACGAGCTGCCGGACTGGACGGAACTGGCCGAGCCCGAGGAGGGCTTCGCCGACAAGCAGGAGCAGTTCGTCCGCGAGAAGGCGGCCCAGCTGGAAGAGGCGTTCGAGGAGTTCAACGTCGACGCGACGGTCGAGGCGATCGACACCGGACCGGTCATCACGATGTACGAGATCGCCGTGGCCAAGGGCACCAAGGTCGCCCAGGTGTCGGGCTTGGCCAACGACCTGGCCCGCACGCTGGCGGCCGAGTCGATTCGGATCGTCGCGCCGATCCCCGGCAAGAGCACCATCGGCATCGAAGTGCCCAACAACGAGAAGGAAAAGGTCCGCATCAAGGACCTCATGCAGCAGGCACCAGCCAAGACGCAGAAGATGCACGTGCCGATCTTCCTCGGCAAGGACAGTCAGGGCGCTCCGCTCATCGACGACCTGACGCGCATGCCGCACTGTCTCATCGCCGGCACCACTGGCAGCGGCAAGAGCGTCTGCATCAACAGCATCATCATGTCGATCCTCTACACGCAGAGGCCTGACCGCGTGAAGCTGATCCTCGTCGACCCGAAGGTCGTCGAAATGGCGCCGTTCAAGGACGTGCCGCACCTGATGTGTCCGGTCATCACCGAGCCCGGCAAGGCGGCAGGCGTGTTGGAGTGGGCGACGACCAAGATGGACGAGCGGTACGAACTGCTCGCCGAAGCGGGCGTCCGCAACATCGCCGGCTACAACGCGCTGGAGCAGGAAGAGCTCATCGAACGCATGGCCCCGGCGACGCCCGAGGAAGAGGCACGCATTCCGAAGAAGCTGCCATACGTCGTCGTCATCATCGACGAGCTGGCGGACCTCATGATGACCGGCGGCAAGGAGGTCGAGGCCTCGATCGTCCGCATCGCTCAGAAGGCCCGGGCCGTCGGCATCCACCTGATCCTGGCGACGCAGCGGCCTCAGGCCAACGTGGTGACGGGCCTGATCAAGTCGAACATGCCCAGCAAGATCGCCTTCCGTGTGGCGAGCAAGATGGACAGCCGGATCGTCCTCGACCAGAACGGGGCCGAGCTGCTCCTTGGCATGGGCGACATGCTCTACCTTCCGCCCGGAGCGGCCAAGCCGATGCGGAGCCAGGGCACGTTCATCGACGACGACGAGATCCGAAAGAGCGTCCGCAAGGTCAAAGAACTGGCCAAAGCGCAGTTCGAGCCGGAGCTGGTGCAGATCAAGAACGGCATCAACGTCGACGGCGACGAGGAACGCGACCCGCTCTACGACGAGGCCGTCCGCGTGGTGCTCGAGACGCGTCGCGGCAGCGTCTCGCTGCTGCAGCGAAAGCTGACGATCGGCTACGCCCGGGCGTCGCGGATCATCGAGGCGATGGAATCCGACGGCATCGTCGGCGGCCACAAAGGCGGCCAGGCCCGCGAAGCGCAGATCACGATCGACGAGTGGGAAGACCTCAAAGCCCAGCAAGCCGGCGACGCGGCGATCGAGGAGTACGGCGAGGACGAGGAACTCGACGAGACATACGACGAAGAAGTCGACGAGCTCGAAGAAGCGGACGAGGAAGACGAAGAATCCCTCCGCAGCGAAGCCGCGTGATCGACCGCGGAGCTTGCTAATGTATGCGGCGTGAAGACTCCGACGTACATCGTCTGCGATGGCGATCTGACGCTGAAGCTCGAGCCGGCTGGAGACGGTTGGTACGCGGTGACCTCGCCGCTGGATCCGGAGCTCATCACGCAGGCGAAGACGATTCCTGAAGCTTTCGAGATGGCACGCGATGCCCTGGCGGCGTTGCAAGAGGCTCGAAAAGTCCGATACGAAAAGCTTGCCAAGCTTGCGTCAGCCTAGGTGTGGCTTGGGAATACCGAGCTGTTTGCAGATGGATGCTGCGGTGAAGTTGTTGACTTCGTTGTGTCGGGGAACGGGTGCCTGCTTGCCATTTGACGGGTTGAACCAGATGTCATGGCGACCTCCGGAGTGGTCGAAAACGCCCCCGTGATCCTTCAGGTGCTTTTCCAAAAGGCGCCGCTTCACGGTCAGTTTCTAGCAGGTTGATTGCTCGCTTGAGCCTCGAACGAACAAGGACGACAGCGAGCGTGAATAGCGTGAGACTGTGAGCGAGACGATCACCGTCACCGGACTGGGCAAGCCCTACGACGTCGTCGTGCAGGCTGGACTGCTCGCCGAAGTCGGTGAATGCGTTCGACAAGTCGCACCCGCGAAGCAAGCGGTGGTGGTGACGAACGACGTCGTTTGGCCGCTATTCGAACAGGTCGTCACGGCGTCGCTGGAGGCAGCTGATTTCAGTGTGGTGCCGACAGTTGTGAAGGATGGCGAGCGGTACAAGACCGTCGACACGCTGGCCGAGGTCTACGAAGCGGTGCTGCCGAAGCAGATCGATCGCCGAACGCCGGTCATCGGGCTTGGCGGTGGTGTGGCTACCGACCTCGCGGGCTTTGCTGCCGCGACGTTGCTGCGCGGGCTGCCATATGTCGCTGTGCCGACGAGCTTGCTGGCGATTGTCGACGCCAGTGTCGGGGGGAAAACGGGCGTCAATCATGCCGTCGGCAAGAACCTCGTCGGAGCCTTCTATCCGGCCAGCCTAGTCCTGATCGATCCCGCGACGCTCGCGACGCTGCCGGAACGCGAGCTTCGCGGCGGCCTGGCGGAGTGTGTGAAGCACGATGTCATCGGAGACGCCGAGCATCTGGCGACCATGGAGCAGCAGGCCGAGGCATATCTGTCCCGCGACGCCGAAGCACTGGCCGAGCTCGTGTCGCACAACGTGCGCGTCAAGGCGAGCGTCGTCGCAGAAGACCCGTACGAGCAGGGCGTGCGCGCACACCTCAACCTCGGCCACACCTTCGGGCACGCGTTCGAGAAGGTCAGCGACTACGCCATGAGCCACGGCGAGGCGGTGGCCGCCGGGACGGTCGTCGCCTGCCGGCTGTCGGCCGACCTCGGCATGATGTCGGCCGAGGAAGCGAAGCGCGTCGAGTCACTGATCCAGTCGCTCGGCCTGCCGACGAAGATCGATCCGGCGCTGGACGTCGACGCGATCCTCTCTGCGATGCAATCTGACAAGAAGGTCCGCGACGGCAAGATCCGACTCGTGCTCCCGACGCGCCTTGGTGCTGCGACCGTTCGAGACGACGTGGACGACGATCTCATTCGTCGAGTCGTCACTGCTGCCTCGGCGTGACGCCCTCCGTCATCCCGAGCGCAGCCGAGGAACCTCGCAGCGGTGCCGCTGCCGAAGTGCAAACGAGGTCTTTCGACTCGCTGCGCTCGCTCACGATGACGGAGCGGGTCGGCCTTGCAGCTTGGCCAAGCGTGCATCGACTGCCGCATCGACGCGGGCCAGGATGCTGCGGCCGGTCTCGTCTTCGAGGCGATCGGCGAGCTTGGCGGAGGCTTTGCTCAGGTCGCGCCGCTGACCATCGTCGAGTGCGGCTTCGGCGTCGCCGTCGGTGACGTCGGGCAAGTCGGTGTCGCTCCGGTCGCGATCGCGCAGCACGCGGGCCATGCGTCGGACGAGCGTTACCAGGCCGCGACGTTCGGGCGACGACATCACGCCCGAGACGGCCATGACGATTTGCTCGGCCTCGGCTTCGAGCGTCCCTTTCGAGGCATCGTTCGGCAGCCAACCGTCGGCCAGCAGACGGTCGATTGTGTGGCCGAGCATCAACACCTCGGCCGTCTCGAGAATCGCCCGGCGAATGATCGCAACGAAAAAGACCGTCCGCAACAGCTTCTTCATCGGCTTCAGCACGAGCCCCTTGGCGAACGAGCCAGCCCGGCCGATGAGCGACTTGCCCGGGCCGGCGTAGAGCGGCTGGACGTCGTCGACGTCGAACGTCCGACCACGGCGATCCAGCAGCACGCCCACCATCCGACGTCGCACGCGTTCCCCGGCCAGATCGTCGGCGAAGGGAATCGGGATGAACTGACACAGCCCCGCGAGCAATGCGAAGTGGCTCACGCGGAGCAAGACGTCGCCTCCACCCGGTTGGCTGCGACGCGTCGCCATGCGTCGACGCTAACGCACGCAGAAAGGCTGCGGAACGCGTGGATGGGCACCGGATTTTGCTGCGTCCGGCCACCACGCAATCCCGATCTTCCTGCGACGTCCGAAGTGGGCGTTCCCGAAATCAACCTCCTCCTGCAGACTACCGACATGCTTCGCCTCCTCGTTTCCGCCGCTGCTGTCACTCTCGCGACGTCTGTCGCCATCGCCGAACCCACGACGCGTCCCGGCCCGGGCGAGGTCGTTCGTGTGGCCGGCGACGTCCCGGAGCCGACGCCGATCGAAGTCGACGGCGACGACGGACCTGAGACGCACTGGGCTTCCGGCGATGCGCTCGTCCGCACCGCTCTGCCCGTCGGCTACCCCCGCCCGACGCCGCCCGGGGCCGTCGAACTCAAGGCTTACGCACCGGTTCGCCAGGCGATCGTTGCGGGAGAAGGGGCAGAGCAACGGGCGTTTTTCCCGCTGTTCCGACACATCTCGACGCGCGACATCGCGATGACCGCGCCCGTCGTCATGACCGGCAGCACGGTCGGAGGCGACGAGGTCGAAGGCTCGATGGCCTTCCTGTACCGCTCACCCGACCTCGGCCCGGTTGGCGATGCGGAGGAAGGCGTCGTCGTCGAAGACACCGAGCCCGGCTTCTTCCTCTCGGCCGGCTTCCAGGGCTCGCGGCGGCAGGGCGCGCTCGAGGAGGCTCGGGTTCAGCTCGTCGAGACGTTCGAGGCGACCCTCGCTCAACAGGGCTGGCGTCTTGTCGACGGCCCGGTCCGTCTGCTCGGCTACAACGGCCCGGCCATGCCTCGTGATCGGCAGTGGTGGGAAGTGCAGGTGCCCGTCGAGCCGATCGACGCCCAGTGACGGAACCGGCCCAGCAAGGCCACGGCTGCCGGCTCAAGTGACCGGCCAGACGCGTTCGCCCGTCGGCCAGGGTCGGCCGTTGCGATAGTCCTCCAACCGCATCGGTTTGCCGCCATCGGGGCGGAGTTCGAGGATCTGAAGCAGGCTTTGCCCCGTCCCGATCAGGCCGTCGCTGTTGATGAACGACGGGTAGTGCAGGCCGTCGACGGCCGTCGCGCGGACCAGCGTCGAGGCGACGCCGGCAACGTTGATCCGACAGCCCGGCCAGGGTGAGAGGGCGTTGATCTGGCGAGCCAGTTCAACGGCAGGACGCTCGAAGTCGAGGGCCGCGTCCTCGCGCGAGAGTTTGCCGGCGTGGGTTGCGAGCGACTCGTCTTGATCCAGTTCGACAGCGGTCCCCAGGTCGAGGTCACGCAGCGTCCGAAGCACGATCGACACACCGGCTTCGGCCAGGCGATCGTGCAGCTCGCCCGTCGTCTCGTTCGCCACGAACGGCACCTCGCCCTGACGCAGGATCGGCCCGGCGTCCATCCGCTCCGCCAGGCGAATGACCGAGTTGCCGATGGTCTCGTCGCCGGCCAGCAGGGCGTGGTGGATCGGTGCCGCACCACGATGTCGCGGCAGCAGGCTGGCGTGCAGGTTCATCGCGCCAAGCCGCGGGTGGTTCGCTTGCTCTTGGCTGATCTTCTGCCCGAACGCGATGACGACCAGTGCGTCGGCCTCGGGCAGCGGTTCGTCGTTGAGTTTCGGCGTGCGTGTCACCGGCAGCTCGGCCTTGTCGGCGAAGACAGCAATCGGCGTTGGCGTGAGCTTCTTGCCGCGTCCGGCGGGGCGATCGGGCTGCGTGTAGATACGAACGACGTCGTGCTCGTCGACCAGCTCTTTGAGCGTCGGCAGGCCGAAAGCACCACTTCCGGCGAACAGGATGCGGAGTCGCTTGGCCATCGTCACTTCACCTTGGTGGCCGCGGCTTCGAGGTCGCGGAGCTTCTTGCGATTGGCCATCTTCACCGTGGCTGGCATGCGGTCGAGAATGAGCTTGCCGTCGAGGTGGTCGACCTCGTGCTGCCAGACGCGGGCGACAAAGCCCTCGGCCGTCTCGTCGATCGGCTCGCCGGCCGGAGTCTTGGCCTGCATGCGGAGCTTGGTCGCGCGGAGGACCGGCGTGCGGATGTCCGGCAGCGACAGGCACCCTTCCTCGGCCTCGTCCTCCCCGTCCGGATCGGACAGCGTCGGATTGACGTAGACGCGATCGCCGTCCGGCTCGCCGGTGGCGTTCATGACAAAGACCCGCGCCTGCACCGCCGCCTGCGGCCCAGCCAGCCCGACGCCCTCGTGCTCCCGCATCATCTCCAGCATCCGCTTCCCGATGGCTTCGAGCTTCTGGACGGTGTCGTCGTCGAACGTCTCAATCTTCGGCACACGTCGCCTGAGCCCCGGATCGGGATAGACGACCAGCCGGAGGTCCTTCGCATCGGGAAGAGGTGGATTTGAACCATCGCCCATGACGCGCGAGCTTAGCCGTCTTTCCGCATGTCAAAGCTCTTTGTGCCCGTCAAGCCGCCGAGCGTGAAGCGGATGATGCGTGCATGACGCGACTCGTCACGCAGTTGCATCTCGTCCGCCAGTCGTTGCAGCAACTCGGGCCGGTCTTCGGCGACTGCCGCCTCGGCCACGAAGTAGGCGATGTCGCTTAGACGTGTGTCTTGCTCAAAGTCGGCTTCGGCAATCTCCAGAGCTGCCTCGGCTTCGCCGTTCCGGGCCAGCAGCGTGGCGAGGGGTCTTGGTGAAGCAAAGAGACGTCGGTCGTACGCGTGCTCAAGCCATGTTGTCTCATCCAATTCGGGCGGATCGTCAAGAAGCACGCGGGCTGGAAGGCGCCGCGCTCGCTCGGCCTCGCCCGCCCGCAGGAGATAGAGCGAGCCACCCACCGCGATGGCATTCTCCACTTCCTGCAGCCAGCGCCGTCCGGTCCCGTTTTTCGTTGCCCGCTGATCGATCCGCGACGCTGTTTTGCCCAGCAGCTGTTCAGCTTCGTCGAATCGGCCTAGCTCGATCAGGGCAAAGCCCGCCTGCATGTCGGCGAGCAGCACGCGAACCTCGCCCTCAGGCAGCCGACGGTCCTCCGAAGCGAAGGGTGCGAACTCGATCCAGATCGCCCGCCAGTCTTCCGCCTCGTTGTCAGCAACGCGGAGCTTGGCAACGGTCATGCTCCACCACCGTCCCATCGTCGGCTCGTCGCCGTTCCGGAGCAGCGGAAGGGTCGCCTGAACCCATTTGGCGGCTTGATCCCAGTCCTCCGCGTCGGTTGCCCCTTTGGCGAGTGCGTTCAAGAGATCGGCCCGATCATCCGGCTCGAGGACGTTCAAGTCGTCAGCCAGCAGCCGCTGCGCGTGCTCGGCATGTCCGTAGCGGGCAGCAACTCCGGCAACGGCCGTGACGTAGTACCGGGCATTCTCCAACTCGAACTGCTCATCCGGTGACGGTTCTGCAGGGAGGCCTTGCAGCACCTCGCGATAATGATCAAGGGCTGCTTCAAACGCACGAGTAAACCACTCGCTGGCGGCCTCGACTTCTCCCACCTCGGCGAACGCTTCTCCAACCCGCTCGGGGAACGAGATTCGGTTGAAAGCCCCGCGCTGGCGACCGGAGAGCGGTTCGATCACCTCGTGCAGTCCGATCTTGATCGCCCAATAAGCCTCAACCGTGTCCCCCGTCTCGCCGCCTTGGTAAAGGTCGTTGAGTGTCACGCTCTCCAATCTCTCCGCCGCCTGCTGAAGCCACTCGTGCCGGGCGTCCGCAATCGCAAGCACGCCATCAACGTCGCAGTCGACCATCCGGGCCATCATCAGCTTGCACCAATGGTCTGCCCGCCACTTGACGAAGGTCATGGGGTTCTCTTCCATCGGCCTGCCCAATCGCTCGTCCTCGGACAGCGTCTGCCATCTCTCTTCAAGCGCAGGAAGATCAGCAATCGCGTCATCCAGGATCGCCCTCGCTCTCGCGGACGCGATCTCGCTGCGCTGCATGTCTCCGGCCATCGCCCACGCCTCGGCGACGTCTGCGTGATCCCCGGCGTCATCGCTAGCGGCGTGGAGAAGCTCCAGCTTCTCCGCCCAAAAGGCGGGTTCCATGACATCGATTTCCCCAGCCTCCGCAACCACATCGATCGCTGGTGAAGCCGGCTCGACTTGGGCGGCGGGCGGAATGACGAGAATCGCAGCTAGCAGGACCCACATGCCTCCACAGTAAGTAATCGTGCTCGTCGGAACAGAGAACGGACCGGTCAACGCCTTGGCTGTGAAGCCGCCGACGCCGGAGGCGGTGGGGGCGGTGGTGAAAGATGCAGTCAAGCGGTCTCCGTCCCTCGCTAGCGCCTCGCGAGCCAACGTTGCGTGGCGGACATCGTGCGGCGGGCGGAGCCGGTGAGGGCGCTCGCCCATGGCGGTCGGTCTTCGCCGCGATGGTGGGCCAGGAGGCCGAGGAGGGCACCCCAGGTTTGGACGCGGAAGTAGCCGAGTTGGCCGACGGACCAGCCGGTGCCGGTCGAGAACTGGACGTCCCGCTCGCGGACGGCGCTGTTGGCAGAGAAGACGCCGAACCCGAGCAGGCCGGCCGTCGCTTCGGTCGTGAGTTCGTGGTCTTCCTCCTCGCCGGTGAGTCGTCGCTCGTGGAGCAGGCGGACGTGTGCGAGTTCGTGTGCGAGCGTCGCCGTCAGCGTGATCGGCTCGTCGATGAGGTCGAGGCTCACGCCGACGACGGGGCGGCCTTGCTCATCGCGATGAAACAACCCCGCCGCCGACCCGCCGGCGGAGGCGATGGTGTGGTTGCTTTGCGTCTCAATACTCGATTCACCGACGTACAGCCCGACGCCGTCAGGGTCGAGGCCCATGCGCTCGCAGATCGATCCGAAGAGTCGTTCGAGATGCGGCCCGGTCGGTTCCCATCCGTGCTGGAAGAAGCTTGCATCTGGCACCATCACGGGCCGGCGTAGCACGAGCTCTTACCCGAACTGGCCGAGGATCCAGTGAAAGGCGCGTTCGAGCCATTCGAACTTCTCCGGCTCGATCGGGCAGGTCGTTCGCCGGCGGAAGAGCCGTGACAGCATGGCGGCATGGTCGAGATCGGCGGGCGGGCGGTCCAGTCCTTTCGGTTGGGTCTCGGGCCACCACAGGATTCAGAGGACGTCGACGCCCTCGTCGGCCCGGCTAGCGGCGACGCCGTGACATCCCAATTCGCCACCGGAGCACAAGTTTCAGTCCGGTGCAACTGCTGATGATGCAGTGTCATCGGACAACCTGATACAGTTGTCTGGCGAGCGTCGCCATCCCGCTGATGACCGAGGCCGAGCGTCGCCTCCGCGAGCGTGCCCAAGCCGCGGGTACTGCGTTCGATGACTTTATCGCCCGGCTCGTCGCGCACGCCGCGCAGCTAACGACGCCGATCGAAAACCTGTCGGGCGAGGCTGCCCACCGCTTCGATGCCAGCGGCGACAGCGAGACCGACCTCATCGAGGAGATCGAGAACGCGAAGGTCGCGATGCAAAGCACCCGCTCCACCTAGAGAGCCCGAATCCACCAAACGTATTCTATTGCTTCCGGCAACCGCACCGGTCCGCACTACATTGCGTGTCGTGGCACCGGGACTGTGCTCAACATTCGGATGCTGGTCCAACACACCTTTCGGAGAACAGTCCGTGACACCCAAGTATCAGCCCGGCCAAGTCTGGACCTACCACACCCGCGACGGTGAAGACGAGTCGCGACTTGTCATCCTGCATCTCGATTCCGACCCCAAGCTCGACACCATCGTTCACGTGTACATCGAGGGCGTGTCCATCAAGAACCCGCATGCTCCGTCAGGCGTCGGAACTGAGATCGGTCACCTGCCATTCGCCGAAAAAGCTATCGACAACAGCGTCCTTCACCACATCGGCACTCGAACGCTACCTGACTTCCAAGAGGGTTACGACACGTGGCGTGAAGCTTTTGATAGCGGTCAAGCCGGCGTCTTCACGATCACCGCCGCAGAAGCAGTGGACTGCATGGAGCAGGCCCTCAACCAAGCGGGCTAACCACCGGCTGCAGTTGACCGGCCACGCCCCCGAGGTGCTCGAACTGCTGGACAAACTCACGCCGAAGCGTGGTGTGACCCGCTCCCACGCCAAGCGTCTCGTCGCCGACTAGCCTACGTACGCCGAGCCGGTGGCAGCGACGTCGGCGTGGACGACGGAGCCGGCGTTGTCACGCGGTGAGGACGTTCGGCGGCTGGCGGCGTAACTCCATTGTCTGTCTGGTGCCACTGCATTGTTGCAGTGGTGGTGGCGTGGGGGGGGGCGGTTTGGGATTCGCCACTGCAACGATGCAGTGGCACCGACGCGAATCGGTCGTGTCACGGGGCCCACCACCGCACGAACAGATGATGGCCTGAAGCCCACCCGACGAGCTACAGCGCGTCGATCTGTGACGCGAGGTTGCGGAAGGTGGTGGTCTTGTTGTCGAACGTCAGCTTGACCGTGCCGGTCGGGCCGTTGCGTTGTTTGGCGACGATGACCTCGGCGATGTTGTCAGGGACGAAGTCGGGGTTGGTCTGGCGGTAGTAGTCCTCGCGGTGGAGCAGGAGCACGACGTCGGCGTCCTGCTCGATGGAGCCCGACTCACGCAGGTCGCTCATGCGCGGCCGGTGTCCGTCGCGGCCTTCGGACTGCCGGTTGAGCTGGCTCAGGCAGATGACCGGGATGTTCAGCTCGCGGGCGATGCCCTTGATGCCGCGTGAGATTTCGGTGATCTGCTGCTGTCGCGACTCGATCCCGGCGGTGCCTTCCATGAGCTGCATGTAGTCGATCATCAGCATCCGCACGCCTCGCTGCATGGCGAGCCGGCGGGCCTTGGCACGCAGGTCCATGATCGTCAGGCCGGGCGTGTCGTCGACCCAGACCGGGAATTGGTCCAGCTCCGTGACCACGAGCGCCAGCTTCTGATACTCCTCGGCCCGCAGCGTTCCCTTGCGGACCCGCTGGGCGTCGATGCCGGCCCGACTGCACATGAGTCGCTGGGCGAGCTGCTGCTTGGACATTTCGAGGCTGAAGACGCCCACCGGCACTTTCTGGGCGGCGACGTTCTCGACGATATTCATCGCGATGGCCGTCTTACCCATGGAGGGGCGTGCGGCGACGATGACCATCTCGCCGTTCTGCAGGCCGTGGAGCATGTCGTCGAGGTCGACGAACTCGGTCATGAGACCGGCGCGGGCCTTGTCCTCGATCATGCCGTAGACGTCCTCGGCCACGCTGCCGAGGCTGACGACGTCGCCGCTGACCTTCTGTTGCTGCAGGTCGAACACGCGCTTCTCGGCACGGTCGAGCACCTGCTCGGCCGACTCGTGCGGGGCGTAGGCGTCCTGGAGCGTCTTGTTGCTCGCCTCGATGAGCCGACGCAGCATCGCCTTCTCGCGGACGACGCCCGCGTAATGCATCGCATGCGCCGCCGACGGGACTGCCGCCAGGA harbors:
- a CDS encoding DNA translocase FtsK, yielding MAKRTGAVRTAGWLVAAALWLLVTIAVYDFSPLDWPTHAVRPVAEDVSNVAGRIGAFMAYHLIVAVGPAIWALLAATGVLCVLRFSGYVVPELWLRTSGLVLLVTSLAAGFAHLGTDFYGLPEGDGGVVGIAASFHLERHFGPAGTRLALLVGTIVGLLLVADELFVRWPIALVRRFRAARENVAAKRAGKEPIVVTVPSLPKPTMPRVPKLKMPSLPKFRLQFAKKPDPEPVVTAERLVPDVDDDIAPDVPDIEADPTDVIAQEDALEQIEEVDEEEEVEEQPDTDVEEGVPPKRDLSKIKVRLAKSNAPKQTAPIQQDLDDYELPDWTELAEPEEGFADKQEQFVREKAAQLEEAFEEFNVDATVEAIDTGPVITMYEIAVAKGTKVAQVSGLANDLARTLAAESIRIVAPIPGKSTIGIEVPNNEKEKVRIKDLMQQAPAKTQKMHVPIFLGKDSQGAPLIDDLTRMPHCLIAGTTGSGKSVCINSIIMSILYTQRPDRVKLILVDPKVVEMAPFKDVPHLMCPVITEPGKAAGVLEWATTKMDERYELLAEAGVRNIAGYNALEQEELIERMAPATPEEEARIPKKLPYVVVIIDELADLMMTGGKEVEASIVRIAQKARAVGIHLILATQRPQANVVTGLIKSNMPSKIAFRVASKMDSRIVLDQNGAELLLGMGDMLYLPPGAAKPMRSQGTFIDDDEIRKSVRKVKELAKAQFEPELVQIKNGINVDGDEERDPLYDEAVRVVLETRRGSVSLLQRKLTIGYARASRIIEAMESDGIVGGHKGGQAREAQITIDEWEDLKAQQAGDAAIEEYGEDEELDETYDEEVDELEEADEEDEESLRSEAA
- a CDS encoding type II toxin-antitoxin system HicB family antitoxin, producing the protein MKTPTYIVCDGDLTLKLEPAGDGWYAVTSPLDPELITQAKTIPEAFEMARDALAALQEARKVRYEKLAKLASA
- a CDS encoding type II toxin-antitoxin system HicA family toxin, giving the protein MKRRLLEKHLKDHGGVFDHSGGRHDIWFNPSNGKQAPVPRHNEVNNFTAASICKQLGIPKPHLG
- the aroB gene encoding 3-dehydroquinate synthase → MSETITVTGLGKPYDVVVQAGLLAEVGECVRQVAPAKQAVVVTNDVVWPLFEQVVTASLEAADFSVVPTVVKDGERYKTVDTLAEVYEAVLPKQIDRRTPVIGLGGGVATDLAGFAAATLLRGLPYVAVPTSLLAIVDASVGGKTGVNHAVGKNLVGAFYPASLVLIDPATLATLPERELRGGLAECVKHDVIGDAEHLATMEQQAEAYLSRDAEALAELVSHNVRVKASVVAEDPYEQGVRAHLNLGHTFGHAFEKVSDYAMSHGEAVAAGTVVACRLSADLGMMSAEEAKRVESLIQSLGLPTKIDPALDVDAILSAMQSDKKVRDGKIRLVLPTRLGAATVRDDVDDDLIRRVVTAASA
- the fmt gene encoding methionyl-tRNA formyltransferase, whose product is MAKRLRILFAGSGAFGLPTLKELVDEHDVVRIYTQPDRPAGRGKKLTPTPIAVFADKAELPVTRTPKLNDEPLPEADALVVIAFGQKISQEQANHPRLGAMNLHASLLPRHRGAAPIHHALLAGDETIGNSVIRLAERMDAGPILRQGEVPFVANETTGELHDRLAEAGVSIVLRTLRDLDLGTAVELDQDESLATHAGKLSREDAALDFERPAVELARQINALSPWPGCRINVAGVASTLVRATAVDGLHYPSFINSDGLIGTGQSLLQILELRPDGGKPMRLEDYRNGRPWPTGERVWPVT
- the def gene encoding peptide deformylase yields the protein MGDGSNPPLPDAKDLRLVVYPDPGLRRRVPKIETFDDDTVQKLEAIGKRMLEMMREHEGVGLAGPQAAVQARVFVMNATGEPDGDRVYVNPTLSDPDGEDEAEEGCLSLPDIRTPVLRATKLRMQAKTPAGEPIDETAEGFVARVWQHEVDHLDGKLILDRMPATVKMANRKKLRDLEAAATKVK
- the dnaB gene encoding replicative DNA helicase, encoding MSENTPFSEPYSEVDPPEPRRPGRRGGSDEDLQRKLPPHSIDAEMCLLASMSLDKDVIGEVVQKVDRDAFYLADHQIIFESLVRLWQDNKPVDTVLLREDLDKRQLLDEVGGTRYLADILAAVPSAAHAMHYAGVVREKAMLRRLIEASNKTLQDAYAPHESAEQVLDRAEKRVFDLQQQKVSGDVVSLGSVAEDVYGMIEDKARAGLMTEFVDLDDMLHGLQNGEMVIVAARPSMGKTAIAMNIVENVAAQKVPVGVFSLEMSKQQLAQRLMCSRAGIDAQRVRKGTLRAEEYQKLALVVTELDQFPVWVDDTPGLTIMDLRAKARRLAMQRGVRMLMIDYMQLMEGTAGIESRQQQITEISRGIKGIARELNIPVICLSQLNRQSEGRDGHRPRMSDLRESGSIEQDADVVLLLHREDYYRQTNPDFVPDNIAEVIVAKQRNGPTGTVKLTFDNKTTTFRNLASQIDAL